A genomic segment from Vagococcus zengguangii encodes:
- the gyrA gene encoding DNA gyrase subunit A: MSEQQLNENIIDVNLTSEMENSFIDYAMSVIVARALPDVRDGLKPVHRRILYGMYDLGITPDKPHKKSARIVGDVMGKYHPHGDSAIYESMVRMAQPFSYRQMLVDGHGNFGSVDGDGAAAMRYTEARMSKIALELLRDLNKNTVDFQMNYDESEKEPSVLPARFPNLLVNGTTGIAVGMATNIPPHNLEEVIGAIKVLMDNPEATTMDLMEALPGPDFPTGGLVMGKSGIRKAYETGKGSITVRARVEIENMPNGKERIIVTELPYMVNKAKLIERISELHRDKRVEGITDLRDESNREGMRIVIEVRRDVSASVILNNLYKMTALQTSFGFNMLAIVNGEPKILSLKQILEHYLAHQEDVIRRRTAFDKKRAEDRAHILEGLRIALDHIDEIIRIIRSSDTDDIAKNTMMERFALSDRQAQAILDMRLRRLTGLERDKIEKEYQELLATIEDLADILANHHRILEIISTELEEIKDKFGDARRTELLVGEVLSLEDEDLIEEEDVVITLTHNGYIKRLASTEFRSQKRGGRGVQGMGVNDDDFVETLVSCSTHDTLLFFTNTGKVYRAKGYEIPEYGRTAKGIPIINLLGIDSAEKVQAIINVSGGAKDDEYLFFTTRLGVVKRTNSSHFANIRSNGLIAIGLKDGDELINVTVTNGQQNIIIGTNQGYSVTFDENTVRDMGRTATGVRGIRLRDKDFVVGMDVINPEDEVFIITENGYGKRTAASEYPIKGRGGKGIKTANITSKNGSLVGLTTVDGSEDILVITNQGVIIRFAVETVSQTGRATQGVRLIRVDDGAKVATMAKVEAESEEDLAEKPETTESTINQDIKVTPQAPVEPKSDLVEVEDGIQVSTLDEEYLAEDETEEEENDIIDDIFEDVLDEEEE, encoded by the coding sequence ATGTCAGAACAACAATTAAATGAAAACATCATAGACGTGAATTTGACTAGTGAGATGGAAAACTCATTCATCGATTACGCTATGAGTGTTATTGTAGCTCGTGCCTTACCTGATGTAAGAGATGGTTTAAAACCTGTACATCGCCGTATTTTATACGGGATGTATGATTTGGGTATTACACCAGATAAGCCACATAAAAAATCAGCCCGTATCGTTGGGGACGTTATGGGTAAATACCATCCCCATGGTGACAGTGCAATTTATGAATCAATGGTTCGTATGGCACAACCATTTAGCTATCGTCAAATGCTAGTGGATGGTCATGGTAACTTTGGTTCGGTCGATGGGGACGGTGCCGCTGCGATGCGTTACACCGAAGCCCGTATGAGTAAAATTGCGTTAGAATTATTGCGTGATTTAAACAAAAATACCGTCGATTTCCAAATGAACTACGACGAATCTGAAAAAGAACCAAGTGTTTTACCAGCGCGTTTCCCTAACCTATTAGTAAACGGAACAACTGGTATTGCGGTAGGGATGGCAACAAACATTCCGCCTCATAACTTAGAAGAGGTCATTGGTGCGATTAAAGTCTTGATGGACAATCCTGAAGCGACGACGATGGACTTGATGGAAGCTTTACCTGGTCCAGACTTCCCAACAGGTGGTTTAGTGATGGGGAAATCAGGTATTCGTAAAGCGTATGAAACGGGTAAAGGGTCAATCACTGTCCGTGCGCGTGTCGAAATTGAAAACATGCCAAACGGTAAAGAACGTATTATCGTAACTGAATTACCTTACATGGTGAATAAAGCGAAACTGATTGAACGTATTTCTGAGCTTCATCGTGACAAACGCGTGGAAGGAATTACCGACTTACGCGATGAGTCCAACCGCGAAGGGATGCGTATTGTGATTGAAGTTCGTCGTGACGTGAGTGCCTCAGTTATTTTAAATAACCTTTACAAGATGACAGCCTTACAAACATCATTTGGCTTCAACATGTTAGCGATTGTTAATGGCGAACCCAAAATCTTAAGCTTGAAACAAATTTTAGAGCATTACTTAGCCCATCAAGAAGACGTGATTCGTCGTCGTACCGCGTTTGATAAAAAACGTGCAGAAGACCGTGCACACATCTTAGAAGGGTTACGTATTGCCCTAGATCATATCGATGAAATCATTCGTATTATTCGTTCGTCTGATACAGATGACATTGCGAAAAACACGATGATGGAAAGATTTGCGTTATCAGATCGTCAAGCGCAAGCCATTTTAGACATGCGTCTACGCCGTTTAACTGGTTTGGAACGTGACAAGATTGAAAAAGAATATCAAGAATTGTTAGCAACGATTGAAGATTTAGCGGATATTTTAGCAAATCATCACCGTATTTTAGAAATTATTTCGACAGAATTAGAAGAAATTAAAGATAAATTTGGAGATGCACGTCGTACGGAATTATTAGTCGGTGAAGTCTTAAGTTTAGAAGATGAAGACTTAATCGAAGAAGAAGACGTGGTAATTACGTTAACTCACAACGGCTACATCAAACGTTTAGCAAGTACCGAATTCCGTAGTCAAAAACGTGGCGGTCGTGGCGTACAAGGTATGGGTGTCAACGACGATGACTTTGTCGAAACACTTGTGTCATGTTCAACGCATGATACGTTGTTATTCTTTACTAACACAGGTAAAGTTTACCGCGCGAAAGGTTACGAAATTCCTGAATACGGTCGTACGGCTAAGGGAATTCCAATTATTAACCTATTAGGTATTGATTCAGCTGAGAAAGTTCAAGCGATTATCAATGTTTCAGGTGGCGCTAAAGATGATGAATATCTATTCTTCACCACCCGTTTAGGTGTAGTGAAACGTACGAACTCTTCACACTTTGCGAACATCCGTAGTAATGGTTTAATAGCAATCGGTCTTAAAGATGGCGATGAGTTAATTAACGTGACGGTAACAAATGGTCAACAAAATATCATTATCGGAACGAATCAAGGTTACTCTGTCACATTTGATGAAAATACCGTGCGTGATATGGGTCGTACCGCAACGGGTGTCCGTGGTATTCGTTTACGTGATAAAGACTTCGTAGTTGGTATGGATGTGATTAACCCAGAAGATGAAGTCTTTATTATCACTGAGAACGGTTATGGTAAGCGTACAGCGGCTTCTGAATACCCAATCAAGGGTAGAGGAGGTAAAGGGATTAAAACGGCTAATATCACCTCTAAAAACGGTTCTCTGGTCGGCTTAACAACGGTCGATGGTTCAGAAGATATTTTAGTGATTACCAACCAAGGGGTTATCATCCGTTTTGCGGTCGAAACTGTTTCTCAAACCGGCCGTGCAACACAAGGAGTCCGTTTAATCCGTGTTGATGATGGTGCCAAAGTAGCCACAATGGCAAAAGTGGAAGCAGAATCTGAAGAAGATTTGGCAGAAAAACCCGAAACAACTGAATCAACAATTAATCAAGATATTAAAGTGACACCTCAAGCACCTGTTGAACCTAAGAGCGATTTAGTCGAAGTGGAAGACGGCATTCAAGTTTCAACTTTAGACGAGGAATACTTAGCCGAAGACGAAACGGAAGAAGAAGAAAACGACATTATCGATGATATCTTCGAAGACGTCTTGGACGAAGAAGAGGAATAA
- the rpsF gene encoding 30S ribosomal protein S6: protein MNKVTNYEITYIIRPNIDEEAKAALVERFDAILKDNGTEVLESKDWEKRRLAYEIKDFREGIYRIVKVSSENADGINEFDRLAKINDDILRHMIIKEEN, encoded by the coding sequence ATGAACAAAGTTACGAATTATGAAATTACTTACATCATTCGTCCAAACATTGATGAAGAAGCTAAAGCTGCTTTAGTAGAACGTTTCGATGCTATTTTAAAAGACAACGGTACTGAGGTTTTAGAATCTAAAGATTGGGAAAAACGCCGTCTTGCTTACGAAATCAAAGATTTCCGCGAAGGCATTTACCGAATCGTTAAAGTTTCTTCTGAAAATGCTGACGGTATCAACGAGTTTGATCGTTTAGCGAAAATCAATGACGATATTTTACGTCATATGATTATCAAAGAAGAAAACTAA
- the rpsR gene encoding 30S ribosomal protein S18 — translation MAQQRRGGRKPRRKVCYFCANHVDHVDYKNVDLLKAKFVSERGKILPRRVTGTCAKHQRTLTATIKRARIMALLPFVAED, via the coding sequence ATGGCTCAACAAAGAAGAGGCGGAAGAAAACCACGTCGTAAAGTGTGTTATTTCTGTGCTAACCATGTAGACCACGTTGATTACAAAAACGTTGATTTATTAAAAGCTAAATTTGTTTCTGAACGCGGTAAAATTTTACCACGTCGTGTAACAGGTACTTGTGCTAAACACCAACGTACTTTAACTGCAACAATCAAACGTGCTAGAATTATGGCTTTACTACCATTCGTAGCAGAAGACTAA
- the dnaA gene encoding chromosomal replication initiator protein DnaA translates to MPNIDYIWKELEESYRKILTVPSFNAWIDQATPISLVNNQLTIEVPSSLHKEYWEKNLSTKIVETGFKLTGEEITPVFVIQNNEPIMEDKPKEETTILPEQAMKNGKKAYLNPKYTFDTFVIGKGNQMAHAAALVVAEDPGATYNPLFFYGGVGLGKTHLMHAIGHQMLMNNPEAKVKYVSSESFANDFINSIKNGTSEQFRQDYRNVDLLLVDDIQFFAEKEGTQEEFFHTFNTLYNEGRQIVLTSDRLPNEIPKLQERLVSRFAWGLSVDITPPDLETRIAILRKKADAERLEIPEDTLSYIAGQIDSNIRELEGALVRVQAFATMNSEDITTSLAADSLKSLRPISPKNQLSILAIQEKVCEYYHIDLKDLKGKRRVKSIVLPRQIAMYLSRELTDNSLPKIGAEFGGKDHTTVIHSHEKIQQLLETDISLQKEVKDIKDLLTN, encoded by the coding sequence AATAATCAATTAACAATCGAAGTTCCTTCCTCATTACATAAAGAATATTGGGAAAAAAACTTATCCACAAAAATAGTCGAAACTGGCTTTAAATTAACGGGTGAAGAGATTACACCTGTTTTTGTCATCCAAAATAATGAACCTATTATGGAGGATAAACCTAAAGAAGAAACGACTATTTTACCTGAACAAGCGATGAAAAATGGCAAAAAAGCGTATTTAAATCCTAAATACACTTTCGATACGTTTGTTATTGGAAAAGGAAATCAAATGGCACATGCTGCTGCGTTAGTAGTAGCCGAAGATCCAGGTGCTACATATAATCCTTTATTCTTTTATGGAGGCGTTGGGTTAGGAAAAACCCATTTAATGCATGCCATCGGTCACCAAATGTTAATGAATAACCCGGAAGCAAAAGTTAAATATGTCAGTAGCGAAAGTTTTGCCAATGACTTTATTAATTCCATTAAAAACGGAACATCAGAACAATTTAGACAAGATTATCGTAATGTTGATCTTCTATTAGTTGATGATATTCAATTTTTTGCGGAAAAAGAGGGAACACAGGAAGAATTTTTCCATACCTTTAATACTTTATACAATGAAGGTCGTCAGATTGTTCTGACCAGTGATCGTTTGCCAAATGAAATTCCTAAATTGCAAGAACGTTTAGTTTCACGCTTTGCTTGGGGACTTTCAGTCGACATTACACCACCTGATTTGGAAACCAGAATTGCGATTTTAAGGAAAAAAGCTGACGCAGAGCGTTTAGAAATTCCTGAAGATACGTTAAGTTACATTGCTGGACAAATTGATTCCAACATTCGTGAGTTAGAAGGAGCCTTAGTGCGAGTTCAAGCTTTTGCAACGATGAATAGCGAAGACATTACCACTAGTTTAGCAGCTGATTCGCTAAAAAGTTTGCGACCTATCTCACCTAAAAATCAATTATCGATTTTAGCGATTCAAGAAAAAGTTTGCGAATATTATCATATTGACTTGAAAGATTTGAAAGGTAAACGTCGTGTGAAATCAATTGTTTTACCACGCCAAATTGCGATGTATTTATCACGTGAACTAACGGATAATTCTCTACCAAAAATTGGCGCTGAATTTGGCGGCAAGGACCATACAACCGTGATTCATTCACATGAAAAGATCCAACAGCTACTAGAAACAGACATTAGTTTGCAAAAAGAAGTCAAAGACATCAAAGATTTATTAACAAATTAG
- the yaaA gene encoding S4 domain-containing protein YaaA, which produces MKSLKQKFLIDKEFITLGQFLKEVDEIPSGGMAKWYLQEHVVLVDGEVENRRGRKLRAGTMVELPDGGIFFMDQMPEKSIINQDDLDETV; this is translated from the coding sequence GTGAAGAGTTTGAAACAAAAGTTTCTTATTGATAAAGAATTTATTACGCTTGGACAATTTCTAAAAGAGGTTGATGAGATACCAAGTGGGGGTATGGCAAAGTGGTATTTACAAGAACATGTCGTACTTGTTGACGGTGAAGTTGAAAATCGTCGAGGGCGAAAATTACGTGCTGGCACAATGGTTGAGCTACCTGATGGGGGTATTTTTTTTATGGACCAAATGCCAGAGAAAAGCATCATTAATCAGGACGATTTAGATGAAACTGTCTAA
- the recF gene encoding DNA replication/repair protein RecF (All proteins in this family for which functions are known are DNA-binding proteins that assist the filamentation of RecA onto DNA for the initiation of recombination or recombinational repair.) has protein sequence MKLSKLQLENYRNYQTVDLTFSPSLNIFLGENAQGKTNLLESIYVLALTRSHRTNQEKEFIRFGSEFARLVAEVEKNNSTFTLEMSISSKGKKTKINHLEQRKLSDYIGELNVVLFAPEDLLLIKGAPQLRRRFIDMELGQINPLYLYHLTVYQKVLKQRNKYLKELDSQPNEAALTFLDVLTDQLVEAGSQVIFMRLSFIEKLEKWAQETHQKISNHKELLTLTYDASFEIDSGATVQTIGQRFKNSLDKNRKRELFNRSTSVGPHRDDLLFFINDKEVQTFGSQGQQRTTALSIKLAELELIHEELNEYPILLLDDVMSELDDDRQIHLLETIDGKVQTFISTTTLKHLSNKLTTDPEIFKVDNGTVARSELI, from the coding sequence ATGAAACTGTCTAAGTTACAACTAGAAAACTATCGTAATTATCAAACGGTTGATTTAACATTTTCCCCTTCTTTGAATATTTTTTTGGGAGAGAACGCGCAAGGTAAGACGAATTTACTAGAAAGTATTTACGTCTTGGCCTTAACGCGCAGTCATCGCACGAATCAAGAAAAAGAATTTATTCGCTTTGGTAGTGAGTTTGCCAGATTAGTGGCCGAAGTTGAAAAAAATAACAGTACGTTCACGTTAGAGATGTCAATTTCATCTAAGGGCAAGAAAACCAAAATCAATCACTTAGAGCAACGCAAGCTAAGTGATTATATCGGCGAATTAAATGTGGTCTTGTTTGCGCCAGAAGATTTATTGTTGATTAAAGGTGCGCCGCAATTGCGTCGTCGCTTTATTGATATGGAATTAGGCCAGATAAATCCGCTCTATTTGTATCATCTAACGGTTTATCAAAAAGTCTTGAAACAGCGCAACAAGTATTTAAAAGAATTAGATAGTCAGCCTAACGAAGCGGCTTTAACTTTTTTAGATGTTTTAACAGATCAATTGGTTGAAGCGGGTAGTCAGGTGATTTTTATGCGCTTATCGTTTATTGAAAAATTAGAAAAATGGGCGCAAGAAACCCATCAAAAAATTAGTAATCATAAAGAATTATTGACGCTGACGTATGATGCGTCGTTTGAAATTGATTCAGGAGCCACCGTCCAAACAATTGGTCAACGTTTTAAAAACAGTTTAGACAAAAATAGAAAACGTGAATTGTTTAATCGTAGTACGAGTGTAGGACCGCATCGTGATGATTTGTTGTTTTTTATTAATGACAAAGAAGTCCAAACATTCGGTTCGCAAGGACAGCAACGAACAACCGCATTAAGTATTAAACTAGCGGAATTAGAGTTGATTCATGAGGAATTAAACGAGTATCCGATTTTGTTGCTAGATGATGTGATGAGTGAATTAGATGACGATCGTCAAATTCACTTATTAGAAACGATTGATGGCAAGGTTCAAACGTTTATTTCAACGACCACTTTAAAACATTTAAGTAATAAATTAACGACTGATCCTGAGATTTTTAAAGTCGATAATGGCACAGTCGCTCGTTCAGAACTGATTTAG
- the gyrB gene encoding DNA topoisomerase (ATP-hydrolyzing) subunit B codes for MTEEINNQQHEYDASQIQVLEGLEAVRKRPGMYIGSTSAQGLHHLVWEIVDNSIDEALAGYCDEINVIIEADGSCTVVDNGRGIPVDIQAKTGRPAVETVFTVLHAGGKFGGGGYKVSGGLHGVGSSVVNALSTTLDVKVYKDGKIHYQEFHRGKVQDDLKVIGETDRRGTTVHFVPDPEIFQETVEFEFDKLRTRMRELAFLNRGLKLTIEDLREGQEQRNEYHFEGGIQSYVEYLNATKTVLFDTPVYIEGEQDDIVIEVALQYTDGYHSNLLSFANNIHTYEGGTHEVGFKSALTRAINDYAKKQGTLKENDEKLTGEDVREGITAVVSVKHPNPQFEGQTKTKLGNSEVRGVTDRLFSEALSKFLMENPPVARQIVEKGMLASKARMAAKRAREMTRRKGALEISNLPGKLADCSSKEPERCELFIVEGDSAGGSAKQGRSREFQAILPIRGKILNVEKATMDKILANEEIRSLFTAMGTGFGSEFDVAKARYHKLVIMTDADVDGAHIRTLLLTLFYRYMRPLVEAGYVYIAQPPLYGVKQGKKITYIQPGKDADQRLADTIASLPATPKPSVQRYKGLGEMDFHQLWETTMDPENRMMLRVTVDDAIAADAIFERLMGDKVEPRREFIEKNARYVENLDV; via the coding sequence ATGACGGAAGAAATAAATAATCAACAACATGAATATGATGCTAGTCAGATTCAAGTGTTGGAAGGTTTAGAAGCAGTTAGAAAACGTCCCGGAATGTACATTGGTTCAACAAGTGCACAAGGATTGCACCACTTAGTTTGGGAAATCGTCGATAACTCAATTGACGAAGCCTTAGCGGGTTATTGTGACGAAATTAATGTCATTATTGAAGCAGATGGTAGCTGTACGGTTGTCGATAACGGACGTGGTATACCAGTCGATATTCAAGCGAAAACAGGCCGTCCAGCGGTTGAGACAGTTTTTACCGTGCTACATGCAGGTGGTAAATTCGGCGGTGGCGGCTATAAAGTATCAGGAGGACTTCATGGCGTAGGTTCTTCAGTTGTTAATGCGTTATCAACGACGCTTGACGTAAAAGTTTATAAAGATGGTAAGATTCATTACCAAGAATTCCACCGTGGGAAAGTGCAAGATGACTTAAAAGTGATTGGCGAAACAGATCGTCGAGGAACAACGGTTCACTTTGTACCAGACCCAGAGATTTTCCAAGAAACAGTAGAATTTGAATTTGATAAATTAAGAACCCGTATGCGTGAATTAGCGTTCTTGAACCGTGGTCTTAAATTGACGATAGAGGACCTTAGAGAAGGCCAAGAGCAACGCAATGAATATCACTTCGAAGGTGGAATTCAAAGCTATGTCGAGTATTTAAACGCCACTAAGACGGTTTTATTTGATACACCGGTCTATATTGAAGGGGAACAAGACGATATCGTCATTGAAGTGGCTTTACAATATACAGATGGTTATCATTCAAATCTTTTAAGTTTTGCGAATAATATTCATACGTACGAAGGGGGAACCCATGAAGTTGGGTTCAAATCAGCGTTAACCCGTGCGATTAATGACTATGCGAAAAAACAAGGTACATTAAAAGAAAATGATGAAAAATTAACGGGTGAAGATGTACGTGAAGGGATTACGGCAGTTGTTTCCGTTAAACATCCAAATCCTCAGTTTGAAGGACAAACGAAAACCAAATTAGGTAACTCGGAAGTACGCGGGGTAACAGACCGTCTATTCTCTGAAGCCTTATCTAAATTCTTGATGGAAAACCCACCAGTTGCCCGTCAAATCGTTGAAAAAGGGATGTTAGCTTCCAAAGCTAGAATGGCTGCAAAACGAGCACGTGAGATGACACGTCGTAAAGGTGCGTTAGAAATCAGTAATTTACCTGGTAAATTAGCGGATTGCTCAAGTAAAGAACCTGAAAGATGTGAATTATTTATCGTCGAGGGAGATTCAGCCGGTGGTTCAGCTAAACAAGGACGTAGCCGTGAATTCCAAGCGATTTTACCAATTCGTGGGAAAATATTGAACGTTGAAAAAGCAACGATGGATAAAATTTTAGCCAACGAAGAAATTCGTTCATTATTTACTGCCATGGGAACTGGTTTTGGTTCAGAATTTGATGTAGCCAAAGCTCGCTATCATAAATTAGTTATCATGACTGATGCCGATGTCGATGGGGCGCATATTAGAACCTTACTGTTGACACTATTTTATCGTTACATGCGTCCACTTGTGGAAGCGGGTTACGTTTATATTGCGCAGCCACCACTTTACGGGGTAAAACAAGGCAAGAAAATTACCTATATCCAACCAGGTAAAGACGCTGACCAACGTTTAGCTGATACAATAGCCTCATTGCCAGCGACACCTAAACCATCAGTTCAGCGTTATAAAGGTCTGGGTGAGATGGACTTCCATCAACTATGGGAAACAACCATGGACCCAGAAAACCGTATGATGCTACGTGTAACAGTGGATGATGCGATTGCTGCTGATGCGATATTTGAAAGATTAATGGGTGACAAAGTGGAACCTCGTCGTGAATTTATCGAGAAAAATGCCCGTTACGTTGAAAACTTAGACGTTTAG
- the dnaN gene encoding DNA polymerase III subunit beta, with amino-acid sequence MKFTMNRAVFINELSVVQRAIPSKSTIPILSGLKMVLTDEGLALTGSNGDISIETFLSSQNEKADMTIESTGSIVLQAKFFGEIVRKLPDNHFSFEVLDNLQVKINSGTAEFVVNGLSSDNYPHLPIIEEQNQLKLPARVLNKIINETVFSVSMHESRPILTGVHFTLENGVLTAVATDSHRLSQRQIMMPSSTESFDIVVPGKSLTELSKSFADEEEMVEINIMENQVLFRTENMNFYSRLLEGKYPDTKRLIPTAFETEVEFHVPSLMAAIDRASLLSHEGRNNIVKLSVESDKVTIYGNSPEIGNVQEDLSFNKISGQPLDISFNPDYMKAALKAFGAIDINIRFISPIRPFTLEPTDTEISFVQLITPVRTS; translated from the coding sequence ATGAAATTTACAATGAATCGTGCAGTGTTTATCAATGAATTAAGCGTTGTGCAACGTGCTATTCCTTCAAAATCAACCATTCCCATTTTAAGTGGTTTAAAAATGGTCTTAACAGACGAAGGTTTAGCTTTAACAGGAAGCAATGGTGATATTTCAATTGAAACGTTCTTAAGTTCTCAAAATGAAAAAGCCGATATGACAATTGAATCAACGGGTTCTATCGTTTTACAAGCCAAATTCTTTGGTGAAATCGTTAGAAAATTACCTGATAACCACTTTAGTTTTGAAGTATTAGACAATTTACAAGTTAAAATTAATTCAGGAACAGCTGAATTCGTCGTGAATGGTTTAAGTTCTGATAATTATCCTCATTTACCAATTATTGAAGAACAAAACCAATTAAAATTACCAGCGCGTGTCTTAAATAAAATCATTAACGAAACAGTTTTCTCAGTTTCAATGCATGAAAGTCGCCCAATTTTAACTGGAGTACACTTCACTTTAGAAAATGGTGTCTTAACAGCTGTTGCAACCGATAGTCATCGTCTATCTCAACGTCAAATTATGATGCCAAGCTCTACTGAAAGCTTTGATATTGTGGTTCCTGGTAAGAGTTTGACTGAATTATCTAAATCATTTGCTGATGAAGAAGAGATGGTTGAAATTAATATCATGGAAAATCAAGTGTTATTCCGTACAGAAAACATGAATTTTTATTCACGTTTACTAGAAGGGAAATATCCTGATACTAAACGTTTGATTCCAACAGCTTTTGAAACAGAAGTCGAGTTCCATGTCCCGTCATTAATGGCTGCAATTGATCGTGCGTCATTATTGTCACATGAAGGTCGCAACAACATTGTTAAATTATCAGTTGAATCTGACAAAGTAACCATTTACGGTAACTCACCTGAAATCGGGAACGTTCAAGAAGACTTATCATTTAACAAGATTAGTGGTCAACCACTAGATATTTCATTCAATCCAGACTATATGAAAGCTGCGTTGAAAGCTTTTGGTGCGATTGATATTAATATTCGCTTTATTTCACCAATTCGTCCGTTCACGTTAGAACCAACGGATACAGAAATTTCATTTGTTCAACTGATTACACCAGTTCGTACAAGCTAA
- the ssb gene encoding single-stranded DNA-binding protein, whose protein sequence is MINNVVLVGRLTKDPDLRYTSSGQATANFTLAVNRSYKNANGQYDADFINVVIWRKPAETLAQYAKKGTLLGVTGRIQTRNYENQQGQRVYVTEVVCENFQLLESRASSERRQTNDQSFGGGGFNGGQSFNQSFNQSSTQASQNSMPDFSRDADPFASSAQIDISDDDLPF, encoded by the coding sequence GTGATTAATAATGTTGTTCTTGTAGGACGATTAACGAAAGACCCTGACTTACGCTACACTAGTAGTGGACAAGCAACTGCCAACTTCACGTTAGCGGTGAACCGTTCATACAAAAATGCCAATGGTCAATATGACGCAGATTTCATTAATGTTGTTATTTGGCGTAAACCGGCTGAAACTTTAGCGCAATATGCGAAAAAAGGTACATTATTAGGTGTAACTGGACGTATCCAAACACGTAACTATGAAAATCAGCAAGGTCAACGCGTTTATGTAACAGAAGTTGTCTGTGAAAACTTCCAATTACTAGAGTCTCGTGCTTCTAGTGAAAGAAGACAAACTAATGATCAATCATTTGGTGGTGGCGGATTTAACGGTGGTCAATCATTTAATCAATCATTTAACCAATCTTCAACTCAAGCATCACAGAATTCGATGCCAGATTTTAGCCGAGATGCAGATCCGTTTGCATCATCAGCTCAAATTGACATTTCTGATGATGACTTACCATTCTAA